A region from the Aeromicrobium choanae genome encodes:
- a CDS encoding ABC transporter ATP-binding protein → MSDSAPREGGISVLVRGMRRNPEITEGIWLTLVLALLSTAGGSLVPIVVRAALDDGFASGDVDTALIARYVGIAALLMIVIAAAGYWSKVRIFTASERGLANLRVAAFRHVHDLSMLTQNTQRRGSLVSRVTSDVDQISQFLQFTGIMMIISIGQMLVATVVMAFLSWQLTLVVLISFVPLALSLRWLAGAMSRAYDRVRASVGEMLAVIAEPVVGAAVVRSYGIEDRTQHRVDVAVSANYRNNIRAQTITAGAFSAAILVGGIANAAVLAVGVWLGVLGELSVGTIVAFVFLVGLFTGPAQMATQVISEAQNAISSWRRVLDLLDTPADVVDPGPDGQRLPEGDLEARFEHVSFSYPEGPTVLADVDVTIQARQRVAVVGETGSGKTTFAKLLTRLMDPAEGRVVLGGVDIAQVPFDDLRRHVLMVPQEGFLFDATLGENLRYGSRTATDADLVDAVERLGLADWFAALPRGLDTRVGQRGESLSAGERQLVALVRSALADPAFLVLDEATSAVDPQTELRATRALDRLLQGRTSVTIAHRLSTAENADRVLVFDQGRLVEDGHHRDLVKAEGVYARLHASWVAQATLA, encoded by the coding sequence ATGAGTGACTCCGCGCCCCGCGAGGGCGGCATCTCCGTCCTCGTCCGCGGCATGCGCCGCAACCCCGAGATCACCGAGGGCATCTGGCTGACGCTCGTGCTCGCGCTCCTCAGCACCGCGGGCGGCTCCCTCGTGCCCATCGTCGTGCGGGCCGCGCTCGACGACGGCTTCGCCTCGGGCGACGTCGACACCGCGCTGATCGCCCGCTACGTGGGCATCGCCGCGCTGCTCATGATCGTGATCGCCGCTGCGGGCTACTGGTCGAAGGTGCGGATCTTCACCGCGAGCGAGCGAGGGCTGGCGAACCTGCGCGTCGCGGCGTTCCGGCACGTCCACGACCTGTCGATGCTCACGCAGAACACGCAGCGCCGCGGGTCGCTCGTCTCGCGCGTCACCTCGGACGTCGACCAGATCAGCCAGTTCCTGCAGTTCACCGGGATCATGATGATCATCAGCATCGGCCAGATGCTGGTGGCGACGGTGGTCATGGCGTTCCTGTCGTGGCAGCTCACGCTGGTGGTCCTGATCAGCTTCGTGCCCCTTGCGCTGAGCCTGCGCTGGCTGGCCGGCGCGATGTCGCGGGCCTACGACCGCGTGCGCGCCAGCGTCGGCGAGATGCTCGCCGTCATCGCCGAGCCCGTCGTGGGCGCGGCCGTCGTGCGGTCCTACGGCATCGAGGACCGCACGCAGCACCGCGTCGACGTCGCCGTCAGCGCGAACTACCGCAACAACATCCGCGCCCAGACGATCACCGCCGGCGCGTTCTCCGCCGCGATCCTCGTGGGCGGCATCGCCAACGCCGCGGTGCTCGCCGTGGGCGTCTGGCTGGGTGTGCTCGGCGAGCTCTCCGTCGGCACGATCGTGGCGTTCGTGTTCCTCGTCGGGCTCTTCACCGGCCCGGCGCAGATGGCCACCCAGGTGATCTCCGAGGCACAGAACGCGATCTCCTCGTGGCGCCGGGTCCTGGACCTGCTCGACACCCCGGCCGACGTGGTCGACCCGGGCCCGGACGGGCAGCGCCTCCCCGAGGGCGACCTCGAGGCGCGCTTCGAGCACGTCTCGTTCTCCTACCCCGAGGGCCCCACCGTGCTGGCCGACGTCGACGTCACGATCCAGGCCCGTCAGCGGGTCGCCGTCGTGGGCGAGACCGGGTCGGGCAAGACCACGTTCGCCAAGCTCCTCACCCGCCTGATGGACCCGGCCGAGGGCCGTGTGGTCCTCGGCGGCGTCGACATCGCGCAGGTCCCGTTCGACGACCTGCGCCGTCACGTGCTGATGGTGCCGCAGGAGGGCTTCCTGTTCGACGCGACGCTGGGCGAGAACCTGCGCTACGGATCGCGCACCGCCACGGACGCCGACCTCGTCGACGCCGTCGAGCGGCTCGGCCTCGCCGACTGGTTCGCGGCCCTGCCGCGCGGGCTCGACACGCGGGTGGGCCAGCGTGGCGAGTCGTTGTCGGCGGGGGAGCGGCAGCTGGTCGCGCTCGTCCGCTCGGCGCTGGCCGACCCCGCGTTCCTCGTGCTGGACGAGGCCACCAGTGCCGTCGATCCGCAGACCGAGCTGCGCGCCACCCGGGCACTCGACCGTCTGCTGCAGGGCCGCACCAGCGTGACGATCGCCCACCGGCTGTCCACCGCGGAAAACGCCGACCGCGTGCTCGTGTTCGACCAGGGCCGTCTCGTCGAGGACGGTCACCACCGCGATCTCGTCAAGGCCGAGGGCGTCTACGCTCGCCTGCACGCCTCCTGGGTCGCGCAGGCGACCCTCGCCTGA
- the hisI gene encoding phosphoribosyl-AMP cyclohydrolase: MSSLDAAIAARLKRDEAGLVPAVVQDATSRAVLMVGWMDDEALHRTLTTGRSTFWSRSRGEYWVKGETSGHTQHVREVRLDCDGDTLLVVVDQVGAACHTGATTCFDQDLLT, encoded by the coding sequence GTGAGCTCCCTGGATGCGGCGATCGCCGCCCGCTTGAAGCGCGACGAGGCCGGCCTGGTCCCGGCGGTGGTGCAGGACGCGACGTCGCGCGCCGTGCTGATGGTCGGCTGGATGGACGACGAGGCGCTGCACCGCACCCTCACCACCGGGCGCTCCACCTTCTGGAGCCGCAGCCGTGGCGAGTACTGGGTCAAGGGCGAGACGTCGGGTCACACCCAGCACGTGCGCGAGGTCCGCCTCGACTGCGACGGCGACACGCTGCTCGTCGTCGTCGACCAGGTCGGCGCCGCGTGCCACACCGGCGCCACCACGTGCTTCGACCAGGACCTCCTGACGTGA
- a CDS encoding Trp biosynthesis-associated membrane protein: MNRNLLGPAVLVLLALGGGTLLAVRATWSEATARAAGIPETDLAVSGADVVPGAAGLALLVMAAALGVLAGGPRLRRVIGALVAVAGVVGVVISSRTGDALQTAQQRAIDEAAVAGATVDWSSTAAPAFAIAGFALVVVVGGAVAWLGPRWATMGRKYETPAAREPDASDLWKAMDDGVDPTA; encoded by the coding sequence GTGAACCGCAACCTCCTCGGGCCCGCCGTCCTCGTGCTGCTGGCGCTCGGCGGGGGCACGCTGCTGGCCGTCCGCGCGACCTGGTCCGAGGCCACCGCGCGCGCGGCGGGAATCCCCGAGACCGACCTCGCCGTGTCGGGCGCGGACGTCGTCCCGGGTGCGGCCGGGCTCGCCCTGCTGGTGATGGCCGCCGCCCTCGGCGTGCTCGCGGGCGGGCCCCGGCTGCGTCGGGTGATCGGCGCCCTCGTCGCGGTGGCCGGCGTCGTCGGCGTGGTGATCTCGAGCCGCACCGGGGACGCGCTGCAGACGGCGCAGCAGCGCGCGATCGACGAGGCCGCCGTCGCCGGTGCCACGGTGGACTGGAGCTCCACCGCCGCTCCGGCCTTCGCGATCGCCGGCTTCGCGCTGGTGGTCGTGGTCGGTGGCGCCGTCGCCTGGCTCGGTCCGCGCTGGGCCACGATGGGCCGCAAGTACGAGACCCCGGCCGCCCGGGAGCCCGACGCGAGCGACCTGTGGAAGGCGATGGACGACGGCGTCGATCCCACCGCCTGA
- a CDS encoding HGxxPAAW family protein, with protein sequence MSHGSSPAAWTAVLVSLAGFLIGGIALIPEPNWVLFTIGVVLAVGALPLGKVMSVAGYGTSRVKDH encoded by the coding sequence ATGTCGCACGGATCGTCGCCGGCCGCCTGGACCGCCGTCCTCGTCAGCCTCGCCGGCTTCCTGATCGGCGGGATCGCCCTGATCCCCGAGCCGAACTGGGTCCTCTTCACGATCGGCGTCGTGCTGGCGGTGGGTGCGCTCCCGCTCGGCAAGGTCATGTCCGTCGCCGGGTACGGCACCAGCCGGGTGAAGGATCACTGA
- a CDS encoding DUF2752 domain-containing protein, translating into MHFRDPHVEGAYGFCPFLVLTGQPCPGCGGLRAVNLLTRGDFAAAVSSNLLAVALVALGVVAWLVWLGRRARGLPARYLTWSARTVTALGVVAAVFGIARLTPWGAWLAP; encoded by the coding sequence CTGCACTTCCGTGACCCCCACGTCGAGGGCGCCTACGGCTTCTGCCCGTTCCTCGTCCTGACCGGGCAGCCCTGTCCCGGCTGCGGGGGACTGCGCGCGGTGAACCTGCTGACGCGCGGCGACTTCGCGGCCGCCGTCTCCAGCAACCTGCTTGCGGTCGCCCTGGTCGCCCTGGGCGTGGTGGCGTGGCTCGTGTGGCTCGGCCGGCGGGCGCGCGGGCTGCCCGCGCGCTACCTCACCTGGTCGGCGCGCACCGTGACCGCCCTGGGCGTGGTGGCCGCCGTCTTCGGCATCGCGCGGCTGACGCCGTGGGGCGCCTGGCTGGCCCCCTGA
- a CDS encoding MFS transporter: MAGGRPRRRVHRAWLVAGVTFLVLLASAAFRSSLGVMLVPIEEDLGWSRTETSIAVSLNLIVYGVAAPFAAALLERIGVRRTAVAALLLIALGCLASTVMTAPWQLSVLWGLVIGVATGSVALVFGAIVVNRWFVARRGLVLGILGAAWATGQLVFLPLLAAIVDEFGWRAASLAIAGCCAALVPVVAVVLRDRPSDVGLEPYGGIDDEAAAVVPQTAGAAVVHAVTVLREVLRTRSFLLLAGTFFVCGWTTNGIISSHFVPAAHDHGMQATTAAGLLAVVGIFDIVGTIGSGWLTDRYDPRLLLSVYYALRGVALLAVPALLGPTVEPPMLVVVALFGLDWVATVPPTVVLCRTAFGPERGGIVFGWVFAAHMIGAGVAAAASGALRASSGDYTSAWLLAGALAVAAAVGSLLLPRPVTASVPGPARR, encoded by the coding sequence ATGGCTGGAGGCCGACCTCGGCGGCGGGTGCACCGGGCGTGGCTCGTCGCGGGGGTCACGTTCCTCGTGCTCCTGGCGTCGGCCGCGTTCCGGTCCAGCCTCGGCGTGATGCTGGTGCCCATCGAGGAGGACCTCGGCTGGAGCCGCACGGAGACGTCGATCGCCGTCTCGCTCAACCTCATCGTCTACGGTGTCGCGGCGCCGTTCGCCGCGGCCCTCCTCGAGCGGATCGGCGTCCGCCGCACCGCCGTCGCCGCCCTCCTGCTGATCGCCCTGGGCTGCCTCGCCTCCACCGTGATGACCGCGCCCTGGCAGCTCTCGGTGCTGTGGGGCCTCGTGATCGGCGTCGCCACCGGCTCGGTCGCGCTCGTGTTCGGCGCGATCGTCGTCAATCGCTGGTTCGTCGCTCGGCGGGGCCTCGTGCTGGGCATCCTGGGCGCCGCGTGGGCCACCGGGCAGCTCGTGTTCCTGCCGCTGCTGGCCGCGATCGTCGACGAGTTCGGGTGGCGCGCCGCGTCGCTGGCGATCGCGGGCTGCTGCGCGGCCCTGGTGCCCGTCGTCGCGGTGGTGCTGCGCGACCGCCCCTCCGACGTGGGCCTCGAGCCGTACGGCGGGATCGACGACGAGGCGGCCGCCGTCGTGCCGCAGACCGCGGGCGCCGCCGTCGTCCACGCGGTCACGGTGCTGCGCGAGGTTCTCCGGACGCGCTCGTTCCTCCTGCTCGCGGGCACCTTCTTCGTGTGCGGCTGGACCACGAACGGGATCATCAGCAGCCACTTCGTGCCCGCCGCCCACGACCACGGCATGCAGGCCACGACCGCGGCCGGGCTGCTGGCCGTGGTGGGCATCTTCGACATCGTCGGCACGATCGGCTCCGGCTGGCTGACCGACCGCTACGACCCGCGCCTCCTGCTGTCGGTCTACTACGCGCTGCGCGGCGTCGCGCTGCTGGCGGTGCCGGCGCTGCTCGGCCCGACGGTGGAGCCGCCGATGCTGGTGGTCGTGGCGCTGTTCGGCCTGGACTGGGTCGCCACGGTCCCGCCGACGGTGGTGCTGTGCCGGACCGCGTTCGGTCCCGAGCGGGGCGGCATCGTGTTCGGCTGGGTGTTCGCGGCGCACATGATCGGCGCCGGCGTCGCGGCCGCGGCCAGTGGCGCCCTGCGCGCGTCCTCGGGTGACTACACGTCGGCGTGGCTGCTGGCCGGAGCGCTCGCCGTGGCTGCGGCGGTGGGCAGCCTGCTGCTGCCGCGCCCCGTCACGGCGTCAGTGCCAGGTCCAGCACGACGCTGA
- a CDS encoding DUF2189 domain-containing protein — translation MSTNEPPTGPDPETPDGPVPPPPPPPPSYGGTSYPPPPPGDASGGGYPPPPGGPSGYGAGGYPPPPPGGSGFIEPFSPTDAIGYGWRKFSANAGQWIIAGLAIFAVSVIFGLFSFLVQPDIDANETNPFAGFNFASIVVNLLSTLATYVISAFIYRGALDETEGRPFSLADTFSRVPVGPVILTSLLVSIGITIGLVLCVLPGIIFAFLSYFALLFVVDENQSPVDAITSSVKLVSANLGQALLLALLSFVIVLIGACLCGLGLLVAYPVVTIATAYAYKKFRDQPVAA, via the coding sequence ATGTCGACCAACGAGCCGCCCACCGGACCCGACCCGGAGACCCCGGACGGTCCCGTCCCGCCCCCGCCGCCGCCCCCGCCCTCCTACGGCGGCACCTCCTACCCGCCGCCCCCGCCCGGTGACGCGTCCGGCGGCGGCTACCCGCCTCCCCCCGGAGGCCCGTCCGGCTACGGCGCCGGCGGGTACCCGCCTCCCCCGCCCGGCGGCTCGGGGTTCATCGAGCCCTTCAGCCCGACCGACGCGATCGGCTACGGCTGGCGCAAGTTCTCCGCCAACGCGGGTCAGTGGATCATCGCCGGACTGGCGATCTTCGCCGTCTCGGTGATCTTCGGCCTCTTCAGCTTCCTCGTGCAGCCGGACATCGACGCGAACGAGACCAACCCGTTCGCCGGGTTCAACTTCGCGAGCATCGTGGTGAACCTGCTCTCGACGCTGGCCACCTACGTGATCTCCGCGTTCATCTACCGCGGCGCGCTCGACGAGACCGAGGGCCGGCCGTTCTCGCTCGCCGACACGTTCTCGCGGGTGCCGGTCGGGCCGGTCATCCTGACGTCGCTGCTGGTGTCGATCGGCATCACGATCGGCCTCGTCCTGTGCGTCCTGCCGGGCATCATCTTCGCGTTCCTGTCGTACTTCGCGCTGCTGTTCGTCGTGGACGAGAACCAGTCCCCCGTCGACGCGATCACGTCGAGCGTGAAGCTGGTGTCGGCCAACCTCGGCCAGGCCCTGCTGCTGGCGCTGCTGAGCTTCGTGATCGTGCTGATCGGCGCGTGCCTGTGCGGCCTCGGCCTGCTGGTCGCCTACCCCGTGGTGACGATCGCCACGGCGTACGCCTACAAGAAGTTCCGCGACCAGCCGGTCGCCGCCTGA
- the trpC gene encoding indole-3-glycerol phosphate synthase TrpC — protein sequence MTVLDDILAGVAEDLAERQSRVSLDDLKRQADKQPPALDPMPAFRAEGVSVIAEVKRSSPSLGALADIKNPAQLAADYAAGGAAAISVLTEQRRFNGTLDDLRAVRGQVDVPVLRKDFITTSYQLWEARAAGADMALLIVAALDQNALESLIDRARSIGLTPLIEVHDEAEVRRALDADADLIGVNARNLKTLEVDRQTFERLAPHIPDSVVKVAESGVRGPHDVIEYARFGANVVLVGETLVKGDDPRATVADLVAAGSHPALQHRWQPS from the coding sequence ATGACCGTACTCGACGACATCCTCGCGGGGGTGGCCGAGGACCTGGCCGAGCGACAGAGCCGGGTGTCCCTGGACGACCTCAAGCGTCAGGCCGACAAGCAGCCCCCCGCACTGGACCCCATGCCGGCGTTCCGGGCCGAAGGCGTCTCGGTGATCGCCGAGGTGAAGCGGTCGAGCCCCAGCCTGGGCGCGCTCGCCGACATCAAGAACCCCGCCCAGCTCGCCGCGGACTACGCGGCCGGCGGCGCCGCCGCGATCAGCGTGCTCACCGAGCAGCGTCGCTTCAACGGCACCCTCGACGACCTGCGTGCCGTGCGCGGCCAGGTCGACGTGCCGGTGCTGCGCAAGGACTTCATCACCACGTCGTACCAGCTGTGGGAGGCCCGGGCCGCCGGTGCCGACATGGCGCTGCTGATCGTGGCCGCTCTCGACCAGAACGCGCTGGAGTCGCTGATCGACCGCGCTCGGTCGATCGGCCTGACCCCGCTGATCGAGGTCCACGACGAGGCCGAGGTGCGCCGCGCCCTCGACGCCGACGCCGACCTCATCGGCGTGAACGCTCGCAACCTCAAGACGCTCGAGGTCGACCGCCAGACGTTCGAGCGGCTCGCCCCCCACATCCCCGACTCGGTGGTGAAGGTCGCCGAGTCCGGCGTCCGCGGGCCGCACGACGTGATCGAGTACGCGCGCTTCGGCGCCAACGTCGTGCTCGTCGGCGAGACCCTCGTCAAGGGCGACGACCCTCGCGCCACCGTGGCGGACCTGGTCGCGGCCGGCTCCCATCCGGCGCTGCAGCATCGATGGCAGCCGAGCTGA
- the trpB gene encoding tryptophan synthase subunit beta, whose product MTDTSGRSPSRSALPDGPGHFGRFGGRFMPEALIAPLDEITREWEAAQADPVFRAELDRMLREYANVPSPLYEAHRFSRAVGARILLKREDLNHTGAHKIRNVIGQALLAKRIGKPRCIAETGAGQHGVASATACAYLDLDCTVYMGQVDTERQALNVARMQMLGAEVIPVTTGSATLKDAINEALRDWVTTVDTTHYLFGTAAGPHPFPTMVRELTRGIGDEARAQVLELTGRLPDAAVACVGGGSNAIGLFTAFVPDESVRLIGIEAGGDGFETGRHAATITAGEVGVLHGARSFLLQDEDGQTIESHSISAGLDYPGVGPEHAHLADIGRAQYRPATDAQAMSAFDLLCKTEGIIPAIESAHALAGAVELAKEMGPDATILVNLSGRGDKDVHTAAKYFGLLDENDRAETDR is encoded by the coding sequence ATGACTGACACCTCCGGCCGATCGCCGTCGCGATCGGCACTTCCCGACGGTCCCGGCCACTTCGGTCGCTTCGGCGGCCGGTTCATGCCCGAGGCCCTGATCGCCCCGCTCGACGAGATCACCCGCGAGTGGGAGGCCGCCCAGGCCGACCCCGTGTTCCGCGCCGAGCTCGACCGCATGCTGCGCGAGTACGCCAACGTGCCGAGCCCGCTGTACGAGGCGCACCGGTTCTCGCGGGCCGTGGGAGCGCGCATCCTGCTCAAGCGCGAGGACCTCAACCACACCGGCGCCCACAAGATCCGCAACGTGATCGGGCAGGCCCTGCTGGCCAAGCGCATCGGCAAGCCGCGCTGCATCGCCGAGACGGGAGCCGGCCAGCACGGAGTCGCCTCGGCCACGGCGTGCGCCTACCTCGACCTGGACTGCACCGTCTACATGGGCCAGGTCGACACCGAGCGCCAGGCCCTGAACGTCGCCCGCATGCAGATGCTGGGCGCCGAGGTCATCCCGGTCACCACCGGGAGCGCCACCCTCAAGGACGCGATCAACGAGGCCCTGCGCGACTGGGTCACCACGGTCGACACGACGCACTACCTCTTCGGCACCGCCGCGGGGCCGCACCCGTTCCCGACGATGGTGCGCGAGCTGACGCGGGGCATCGGCGACGAGGCACGGGCCCAGGTCCTCGAGCTCACCGGCAGGCTGCCCGACGCGGCCGTCGCGTGCGTGGGTGGCGGATCGAACGCGATCGGGCTGTTCACGGCGTTCGTGCCTGACGAGAGCGTCCGGCTCATCGGCATCGAGGCCGGCGGCGACGGCTTCGAGACCGGTCGCCACGCCGCCACGATCACCGCCGGCGAGGTCGGCGTGCTCCACGGCGCCCGCTCGTTCCTGCTGCAGGACGAGGACGGCCAGACGATCGAGTCCCACTCGATCAGCGCCGGTCTCGACTACCCGGGCGTGGGACCCGAGCACGCGCACCTGGCCGACATCGGCAGGGCCCAGTACCGGCCCGCCACCGACGCGCAGGCGATGTCCGCGTTCGACCTGCTGTGCAAGACCGAGGGGATCATCCCCGCGATCGAGTCGGCGCACGCGCTGGCCGGTGCGGTGGAGCTCGCGAAGGAGATGGGCCCCGACGCCACGATCCTGGTCAACCTCTCGGGCCGCGGCGACAAGGACGTGCACACCGCCGCGAAGTACTTCGGCCTGCTGGACGAGAACGACCGGGCGGAGACCGACCGATGA
- the trpA gene encoding tryptophan synthase subunit alpha has protein sequence MTVIDELFERTRAENRAALVGYLPAGFPTVDGSIAAIGAMIEAGVDLVEVGLPYSDPVMDGPTIQAAAEAALVNGTRVDDVFRVVEASAAGAPTVVMTYWNPVERRGVDRFAADLAAAGGAGIITPDLIPDEAIDWERASREQGLDRVYLVSPSSSDERLAMTAEAASGFIYATAVMGVTGQREQTSSLAPELVGRLRKVTDKPVGVGLGVSNGAQAHEIAAFADAVIVGSALVRCLLDQPDEASGLAAIRDLVTDLRTGVERD, from the coding sequence ATGACGGTGATTGACGAGCTGTTCGAGCGCACGCGCGCCGAGAACCGCGCGGCCCTCGTGGGCTACCTGCCCGCCGGGTTCCCCACGGTGGACGGCTCCATCGCGGCCATCGGCGCCATGATCGAGGCCGGCGTGGACCTGGTCGAGGTGGGCCTGCCCTACAGCGATCCGGTGATGGACGGTCCCACGATCCAGGCCGCCGCGGAGGCCGCGCTGGTCAACGGCACCCGGGTCGACGACGTGTTCCGCGTCGTGGAGGCCTCGGCCGCCGGCGCTCCCACCGTGGTCATGACCTACTGGAACCCGGTCGAGCGCCGCGGCGTCGACCGGTTCGCCGCCGACCTCGCCGCCGCCGGGGGAGCCGGAATCATCACGCCCGACCTCATTCCCGACGAGGCCATCGACTGGGAGCGCGCCTCCCGCGAGCAGGGCCTGGACCGCGTCTACCTCGTGTCGCCGTCGTCGTCCGACGAGCGACTGGCGATGACGGCCGAGGCCGCCAGCGGCTTCATCTACGCCACCGCGGTCATGGGCGTCACGGGACAGCGCGAGCAGACCAGCAGCCTCGCGCCCGAGCTGGTCGGCCGGCTGCGCAAGGTCACCGACAAGCCCGTCGGCGTGGGGCTCGGCGTCAGCAACGGCGCCCAGGCCCACGAGATCGCCGCGTTCGCCGACGCGGTGATCGTGGGTTCGGCGCTCGTGCGCTGCCTGCTCGACCAGCCCGACGAGGCCTCCGGGCTCGCGGCGATCCGCGACCTCGTGACCGACCTGCGCACCGGCGTCGAGCGGGACTGA
- the lgt gene encoding prolipoprotein diacylglyceryl transferase, producing the protein MTIAAYIPSPEQAVWHLGPLPLRAYALCIIAGVFAAIWIAERRYVAAGGRPGAIGDVAIWAVPFGIIGGRIYHVLTDPQLYFGDGRDPIDALKIWEGGLGIWGAIAFGGLGAWIACRRYDIDFLKMADALAPGLLVAQAIGRLGNYFNQELFGRPTTVPWALEISERHRPDGFEQFATFHPTFLYEALWNLAAAALLVWLGKRFALTHGRVFALYVMLYTLGRGWIESLRIDTVNHIGPFRLNIWTSIVVFCLALAYFVWAGRRYRESPERDVSGADAP; encoded by the coding sequence ATGACCATCGCCGCCTACATCCCCTCGCCCGAGCAGGCCGTCTGGCACCTCGGGCCGCTGCCCCTGCGGGCCTACGCGCTGTGCATCATCGCCGGCGTCTTCGCCGCCATCTGGATCGCCGAGCGGCGCTACGTGGCTGCCGGAGGCCGTCCCGGCGCGATCGGCGACGTGGCGATCTGGGCCGTGCCGTTCGGCATCATCGGCGGACGGATCTACCACGTCCTCACCGACCCCCAGCTCTACTTCGGCGACGGTCGCGACCCGATCGACGCGCTGAAGATCTGGGAGGGCGGCCTGGGCATCTGGGGCGCCATCGCGTTCGGCGGCCTGGGCGCGTGGATCGCGTGCCGACGGTACGACATCGACTTCCTGAAGATGGCCGACGCCCTGGCGCCCGGACTTCTCGTCGCGCAGGCGATCGGACGACTCGGCAACTACTTCAACCAGGAGCTCTTCGGCCGTCCCACCACGGTGCCGTGGGCCCTGGAGATCTCCGAGCGGCACCGTCCCGACGGCTTCGAGCAGTTCGCCACGTTCCACCCGACGTTCCTCTACGAGGCACTGTGGAACCTGGCGGCCGCGGCGCTGCTCGTGTGGCTGGGCAAGCGCTTCGCGCTGACGCACGGACGGGTCTTCGCGCTCTACGTCATGCTCTACACCCTCGGGCGCGGCTGGATCGAGTCCCTGCGGATCGACACGGTGAACCACATCGGGCCGTTCCGGCTGAACATCTGGACCTCGATCGTGGTGTTCTGCCTGGCCCTGGCCTACTTCGTGTGGGCCGGCCGCCGGTACCGCGAGAGCCCTGAGCGTGACGTTTCCGGGGCCGACGCGCCGTAG
- a CDS encoding antitoxin, whose protein sequence is MGFLDKFKGKDVEQLVDRAKEEAAQHDEDIDAAIDKVADLADKATDGKFTEKIDDAAAKLKEAADRLEDDPKA, encoded by the coding sequence ATGGGCTTCCTGGACAAGTTCAAGGGCAAGGACGTCGAGCAGCTAGTCGATCGGGCCAAGGAGGAGGCGGCGCAGCACGACGAGGACATCGACGCCGCGATCGACAAGGTCGCGGACCTCGCCGACAAGGCCACCGACGGCAAGTTCACCGAGAAGATCGACGACGCCGCCGCCAAGCTCAAGGAGGCCGCGGACCGGCTCGAGGACGACCCGAAGGCCTGA